In Toxotes jaculatrix isolate fToxJac2 chromosome 11, fToxJac2.pri, whole genome shotgun sequence, a single genomic region encodes these proteins:
- the LOC121190109 gene encoding 5-hydroxytryptamine receptor 1D: protein MEDLGGSWSELGSPLQAAEAANASWTRGAGLVLSGRTRLFLEILMVLMCVGAVTGNILVIVIVAANKTFHSVTSVLIMNLAISDLLVGVGVMPFVALSIMNRGWVDCTDLCSYVGYTSSVYCTASVLTLAAIALDRYHSIMDCLRYSSRCTLWRTCAVVLWIWLQALATSCPPLLGWSSISFVDPMYSCAVNWASSPSYTAFMAALSYLIPAVVILFCYVNIVKVARSHARRIHTLEDSVQRSRNPNSAFAPGDSPHQHCGSLHSPSRLIYHLSGQFVSEVCREEGNDIGHALPNSAPEQSNPTPRRLFSSQPPLQNSQQHHNHHGVVRLFLVISAFFFCWTPYIGVALVQATETAISGQTSLVPSFAVTFSYWLVLLNSDINPLLYALLSKRFQGALQGLRQKIRARLGSVVGRGGEARAEGDDGKTSDPCTLNTTNPGPPSSSESSACDDSKYSASIFTVSADFKHHSEAHLCKVCHPESVSSSSVWPDAGGDRRVDCLQVPSRPQEGSRLPFSALTKERQATFFYGQITVRVEHDVC, encoded by the exons ATGGAAGACCTGGGCGGCTCCTGGTCGGAGCTCGGGTCGCCTTTGCAGGCAGCAGAAGCGGCCAACGCGAGCTGGACTCGGGGAGCGGGACTCGTGCTGTCCGGGCGGACACGGCTGTTCCTGGAGATCCTCATGGTGCTGATGTGTGTGGGAGCTGTGACAG GTAATATTCTAGTCATTGTTATTGTGGCTGCAAACAAGACTTTCCACTCTGTGACGTCAGTGCTGATCATGAACCTGGCCATCAGTGACCTCCTGGTGGGCGTCGGAGTCATGCCTTTTGTTGCTCTATCCATCATGAACCGTGGATGGGTGGACTGCACT GACCTCTGTTCGTACGTGGGTTACACCTCCTCTGTGTATTGCACAGCTTCTGTACTGACACTAGCTGCTATTGCTCTTGACCGCTACCACTCCATCATGGATTGCCTGCGTTATAGCTCTCGCTGCACCCTGTGGAGGACCTGTGCTGTGGTCCTCTGGATCTGGTTGCAGGCTCTGGCCACCAGTTGCCCTCCCCTGCTGGGTTGGAGCTCCATCAGTTTTGTGGATCCCATGTACAGCTGTGCAGTCAACTGGGCCAGCAGCCCTAGCTACACAGCTTTCATGGCTGCCCTCTCCTACCTCATACCTGCAGTGGTCATCCTCTTCTGCTACGTGAACATTGTCAAGGTGGCACGCAGCCACGCCAGGAGGATTCATACATTGGAGGACTCTGTCCAGCGAAGCAGGAATCCAAATTCTGCCTTCGCTCCTGGTGATTCACCTCACCAGCACTGTGGGAGTCTCCACAGCCCCTCCAGACTGATCTATCACTTAAGTGGACAGTTTGTGTCTGAGGTCTGTAGAGAAGAAGGAAATGATATCGGACATGCTCTTCCTAATTCTGCTCCAGAGCAGAGTAACCCTACGCCCAGACGTTTGTTCTCCTCCCAGCCACCCTTGCAGAACTCCCAGCAGCACCATAACCACCACGGAGTGGTGCGTCTCTTCCTGGTCATATcagctttcttcttctgctggaCACCTTACATAGGCGTGGCTCTTGTCCAGGCCACAGAAACTGCGATTTCAGGCCAAACCAGCCTCGTCCCATCCTTTGCTGTTACCTTTTCGTACTGGTTGGTGTTGCTGAACTCTGACATCAACCCTCTTCTGTACGCTCTGCTTAGCAAGCGTTTCCAGGGTGCTCTTCAGGGACTGAGGCAAAAAATTAGAGCGCGCCTGGGGAGTGTGgtgggcagaggaggagaggccaGGGCCGAAGGAGATGATGGCAAGACCAGCGACCCCTGCACTCTGAACACCACCAATCCTGGTCCACCTTCCAGCTCTGAGAGTTCAGCCTGTGATGACTCCAAGTATTCTGCATCAATTTTTACTGTCAGCGCTGACTTCAAGCATCATTCTGAGGCGCATCTATGCAAAGTGTGTCACCCTGAAAGTGTCTCCTCGTCTTCAGTGTGGCCAGATGCAGGTGGTGACAGGAGGGTGGACTGCTTGCAGGTTCCCTCTCGGCCACAGGAGGGCAGCAGATTGCCTTTCTCTGCTCTGACCAAGGAGCGACAGGCTACTTTTTTCTACGGACAGATAACAGTCAGAGTGGAGCATGATGTTTGTTAA